The genomic stretch ATGGACATCCGCCGCTACGATCTGATGCTGCGCCAGAACCGCCTGCGGGAAATGGGCTTGCGGCATTCGCGGATCTTCGGCGAAGGGACGGAATTCGAGCGGCTGAGGGAATACCTGCCCGACGACGACTTCCGCCGCATCCATTGGAAGGCGACGGCCCGCCGGAACCGTCCGGTGACGATCGAATACCAGACCGAACGCAGCCAGAACGTGGTCGCGCTGCTCGACACCGGGCGCATGATGCAAAGCCCGGTGGGGCCGATGGCGAAACTCGATTACGCCGTCAACGCCGTGCTGTTGCTGGCGTTCGTCGCGGCGGGAAAGGGGGACAAGGTCGGCTTGCTTTCCTTCGCCGACGACATCCAACACTACCTCCGGCCGCAGGCCGGACGGCGGCAGTTTTACCGGATGCTCAAGGCGCTCTATGCGGTGGAGCCGCAGAGCGTCGAACCCGATTACCGGCGGGCCGCAAGCTACTTGGCCGGCAAGGAGCGGAAGCGCTCGTTGGTCATTCTGTTTACGGATTTAACGGGCAACTTCGGGGTCCGCGCCTTGTTGGAGGGGATGGGCGCGTTGGCCGGACGCAGCCTGCCAATGGTCGTCACCGTCGGCGCCCCGGACATTCATCAGGCGGCTGCGGCCCGTCCGGCCGATTCGGAATCGGTCTACCTGCGGATGGAAGCGGAGGCCCTGCTCGAGGAGCGGCGCCAGGCGTTGGATGCGCTGCGCCGCAAGGGGGTGCTAACCCTCGACGTCCCGGCCAACCATCTGTCGGTCGCGGTCATCAACCGCTACTTGGAGCTGAAGGGACGCCGGCTGCTCTGACGGCCCGGCCGCCCGGCGAGGAACAGGTACGCGTACAAGACGGCGCCGCTGCCGATTCCCACGGCTGCTTTGATCCAGGCGGGCACGTGTTCGGCGGGGGAGAGGAATCCCTCGATCAGTCCGGCGACGACCAGCAACAGCGCGCTGAAGAGCGCCAGCCGGACGGCCTTTTGCGCCGCCGCGGCCAGCGCATCCTTGCGGCTGATGAATCCGGGGTGGATCAGAGCCCAGCCGATTTGCAGGCCGCATCCCCCGGCAAGGCAGATCACCGAAAGCTCGATCACGCCGTGGCCGATGACGAAGGTCCACAGCTCGCCGCCGACGCCGTAGAAGAGCGCCAGGCCGGTGACGCCGCCGAGGATGAAACCGTTAAGGGCCAGCAGGTACACCGTGAGGAGATTGAAGGAGATCCCCCCGGCAAAGGCGAGCAGCGCAACCCGGATGTTGTTTTGCATGATGAAGGAGGAGGCGTACGGCCTTTTTTCGACCGGGATGTCGGTCCAGAGTTCCCTGCGCTCGAGGTAATCCCGAGTCTCCTGCACCTCGGCGGGCAGCATCCAGGCCGCCGCATCCGGGTCGATCGCGGTGGCGATCCCCGAGAACGCCGCGGGTATAATGAAAAAAGCGCACGCGGCGAGGAAGAAGGGCAGGCCGGCGCGGAACGTATTCGGCACCGTAAACCGGAAGAAGCGCATCGCCTGGCGTCCGGCCATCGGTTCGGCGCGGTAGATGACCGAATGCGCCCTCCCGGCCAATTGATGCAGGTAAGCGGTCGTCCGCTCCCGGGGGAAATCGCGCTGAGCCAGCGCCAGGTCCGCGGCGGCGGAGCGGTACAGCCTTCCGAGGTCGCGGACCTCTTCGGGCGACAGCCGTTCCGGACCGGCCGAACATTTCTCCAGCAAGGCGGTCAGCCGTTCCCAGTCGGCCTTCCGTTGCAGCATGAATTGCTCAAGCTTCATTCTTTCCGTCCTTGGCCCGCATTTTCGGAAGAGGCTCCGCGATGGATTTCGACAGCGCGCTTCAGGTAAACACTCCGGAGAATGTCGCCCTGGAATACCCGTTGGCCGGGATTGGGTCGCGGTTCCTCGCCTCCCTGGCGGATCATCTATTGTTAGCCGGTATCCTCTTGGTTGTCAATACGGTTGTGGCGTTCGCGGTCTTTTTGGCATTCCGCGAATCCGCCGTGGACAACGGGGAAATCCCGAATTGGATATATTGGGCGTTCGCCGCCCTCGGCCTCGTTTCGTTCGCGGTGCAGCACGGTTATTTCATCTTCTTTGAAATCCTCTGGAACGGGCAAACCCCGGGCAAGCGCGCGCTTCGCTTGCGGGTTGTGCGGTCTACCGGGCTTCCGATTTCCGCCGCGGAAGCGGTGATCCGCAACGTGGTCCGCATCATCGATTCCATGCCGCTGGGGTACGGGGTCGGGCTGGTGTCGATGTTCCTGGATCCGCACTGCCGCCGGCTGGGCGATTTTGCGGCGGGGACTTTGGTCGTTTGTGAACATGCGGGCGTAACGCTGGCGAGTCTGTTTCCGGTCCGGGAAAAAACCTTCGGCGGGGCGCCGCCGGCCGGATTTCCTCTGGAGCGGCTCTCGGACGACGAGAAAATCCTGATTGCGGATTTTTTGGCGCGGAGGGATTCGATGGCGAACCGGAAGGATTTGGCGGCCGTTCTCCTGGAAGGGATCTGCCGCCGTTTGGATCGGGTTCTGCCGGACAATGAAAAAGCGGATCCCGAGGCGGTTCTGGAGGGCATGTCCCGGGCGTTGAAGGATAAACAATAAGCCGGAGGGATTCGCGGCCGGAAGGGAAGTTTTGCGGAGCCTTTTTCCCGCGCAACGTTTTTCCTTTGGATGCCGACCGGCCGTTCGGCGGAATCCGATCCTCATCGCGAAAACGCTTCACGGCCGTTGGTTACCGAATCCGGGAATCGATGCTATTATGATTCTGCGGGATTGTGCGGATCCGGCGGGAATGTCCGCCCAAGGTTCCGGAGGAAAGCGTGGAGGAGTCGGAAGAACGCGGTTCCGTCTTGGTGATCGGCGCCGCCGGCCTGGATATGGTCGGCAGGCTGTCCGGCGAATCGGAGGAGGGCACCTCCACGCCGGCCCGCATCCGGGTGGGCTTCGGGGGTGTGGCCCGCAACGTGGCCGAGAACCTCGCCCGGCTGAGCCAGCCATGCTCGTTGCTTTCCGCCGTCGGCGAGGATGTCTCGGGGCGCGCGCTGGTCGGCGTCTTAACGGAAGCGGGCGTGGATGTCTCCGCCTTGCGGATCCTGCCCGGACAAACCACCGGGGCGTATCTGGCGGTGATCGATTCCCAAGGGCGGCTGCGGACCGCGCTCGACGATATGGCCGTCTTAAGAGCGATCACTCCGGAATCGCTGAAGGAAGCGGAGCCGCTGTTCCGCTCCGCGCGGATGGTGTTCCTCGACGCCAACCTGTCCAACGATGCGATCGCCGAAGTCTTCCGTATGGCTCAAGCGGCCGGAGTCCCTCTCAGCGCGGATCCCACCTCGCGGCACTTGGCGGCGCGGCTGGCGCCGTACCTAAACCGGCTCCAGCTGATCACCCCCAATGTGCTCGAAGCCGAAATCCTGCTTGGCCGCCGGATCCCGCCCGGAGATCCCGCCGATGCAGTCCTGGCGGCGCAGGAATTGTCCGCGCGCGGAGTCTGCATCGCGCTGATCTCGTTGGCCGAGTTCGGAGTCGCCTATGCCACCCGCGAGAGGCGCGGGCATTTCCCCGCGTTGCGCACGACGATCGTGGATCCGACCGGGGCTGGCGACGCCCTGACCGCCGCCGTGCTGTTCGCCATCCTCAACGACATCCCCTTGGACGAGGCCGTCCGCCTGGGGATCTCGGCCGCCTCGCTCACCCTGCGATCGCGCCAAACCGTGGTGCCGGATTTGTCGCTGGAGAGGTTGTACGAGGAGATTATGTAGGCGTCCCGGGCTCGTCCCCCTTCACTCGATGGGCCGAGTTGGTAAACAAAGGACTGTGCGGCTTCCGCCCTTATTCTCTCCCCACTCCCCAACCCCTTGGCCCCTTTCTTCTCTCCTGGCTTGTGTCGGAAAAAGGAGAAAGGGATGGGGGAGAGAGGTGA from Anaerolineales bacterium encodes the following:
- a CDS encoding DUF58 domain-containing protein — encoded protein: MHFTLRAVLLFLLAAPLIAAGGGIPAAGAAAAVWLAAVAGLSAADFYWAGSGAQFGIRRSHDSKLSLGTENAVRLDLHNGSGRRIAFSIRDEFPPAFSGRPAVVSGECAGRSDWSGTYAVIPPRRGDYQFGDIHMRWAGPLGLVRRQSRFPSAGPVRVYPNLMDIRRYDLMLRQNRLREMGLRHSRIFGEGTEFERLREYLPDDDFRRIHWKATARRNRPVTIEYQTERSQNVVALLDTGRMMQSPVGPMAKLDYAVNAVLLLAFVAAGKGDKVGLLSFADDIQHYLRPQAGRRQFYRMLKALYAVEPQSVEPDYRRAASYLAGKERKRSLVILFTDLTGNFGVRALLEGMGALAGRSLPMVVTVGAPDIHQAAAARPADSESVYLRMEAEALLEERRQALDALRRKGVLTLDVPANHLSVAVINRYLELKGRRLL
- a CDS encoding stage II sporulation protein M — protein: MKLEQFMLQRKADWERLTALLEKCSAGPERLSPEEVRDLGRLYRSAAADLALAQRDFPRERTTAYLHQLAGRAHSVIYRAEPMAGRQAMRFFRFTVPNTFRAGLPFFLAACAFFIIPAAFSGIATAIDPDAAAWMLPAEVQETRDYLERRELWTDIPVEKRPYASSFIMQNNIRVALLAFAGGISFNLLTVYLLALNGFILGGVTGLALFYGVGGELWTFVIGHGVIELSVICLAGGCGLQIGWALIHPGFISRKDALAAAAQKAVRLALFSALLLVVAGLIEGFLSPAEHVPAWIKAAVGIGSGAVLYAYLFLAGRPGRQSSRRPFSSK
- a CDS encoding RDD family protein, with the translated sequence MDFDSALQVNTPENVALEYPLAGIGSRFLASLADHLLLAGILLVVNTVVAFAVFLAFRESAVDNGEIPNWIYWAFAALGLVSFAVQHGYFIFFEILWNGQTPGKRALRLRVVRSTGLPISAAEAVIRNVVRIIDSMPLGYGVGLVSMFLDPHCRRLGDFAAGTLVVCEHAGVTLASLFPVREKTFGGAPPAGFPLERLSDDEKILIADFLARRDSMANRKDLAAVLLEGICRRLDRVLPDNEKADPEAVLEGMSRALKDKQ
- a CDS encoding carbohydrate kinase family protein, giving the protein MEESEERGSVLVIGAAGLDMVGRLSGESEEGTSTPARIRVGFGGVARNVAENLARLSQPCSLLSAVGEDVSGRALVGVLTEAGVDVSALRILPGQTTGAYLAVIDSQGRLRTALDDMAVLRAITPESLKEAEPLFRSARMVFLDANLSNDAIAEVFRMAQAAGVPLSADPTSRHLAARLAPYLNRLQLITPNVLEAEILLGRRIPPGDPADAVLAAQELSARGVCIALISLAEFGVAYATRERRGHFPALRTTIVDPTGAGDALTAAVLFAILNDIPLDEAVRLGISAASLTLRSRQTVVPDLSLERLYEEIM